The Nitrospirales bacterium genome includes a window with the following:
- the rpe gene encoding ribulose-phosphate 3-epimerase gives MSTSTPLIAPSILSADFGRLAEAVHQVETAGADWIHIDVMDGHFVPNLTAGPPIVEALRKVTKLPLDVHLMMTNPDAFIGEFADAGADHLTVHVETCPHLHRTVQLIKEHKVKAGVTLNPATSVTTLEEIIGEIDLVLVMSVNPGFGGQQFIDSSLHKISRVRQMLTAARSHAFLEVDGGVNLKNAGSIIHAGADVLVSGSAIFGSEDQSRTIQHMRQAGHIVNV, from the coding sequence ATGAGTACCTCCACGCCACTGATCGCCCCTTCCATACTGTCAGCGGATTTTGGTCGACTGGCAGAAGCAGTGCATCAAGTCGAGACGGCAGGGGCTGATTGGATTCATATTGATGTGATGGACGGGCATTTCGTGCCCAACCTGACGGCCGGACCGCCCATCGTCGAAGCGCTCCGCAAAGTCACCAAACTTCCGCTTGATGTCCACTTGATGATGACGAACCCAGATGCGTTCATCGGAGAATTTGCCGATGCCGGAGCCGATCATCTCACCGTTCATGTGGAAACCTGCCCTCACTTACACCGCACGGTCCAGTTGATCAAGGAGCATAAAGTCAAAGCGGGAGTCACGTTGAATCCCGCAACATCCGTGACGACGCTTGAGGAGATTATCGGTGAAATCGACCTTGTTCTCGTCATGTCGGTGAATCCCGGGTTTGGAGGACAGCAGTTTATCGACTCCTCCCTTCACAAAATCTCTCGAGTGCGTCAGATGCTTACTGCCGCCCGCAGTCACGCCTTTCTGGAGGTTGATGGTGGGGTGAACCTCAAGAACGCCGGTTCAATCATTCACGCGGGAGCCGATGTCCTGGTTTCTGGATCGGCCATCTTTGGAAGCGAAGATCAGAGCAGGACGATCCAACACATGCGTCAAGCCGGACACATCGTCAACGTCTAA
- a CDS encoding NAD(P)-dependent glycerol-3-phosphate dehydrogenase: MTNRSITTISVIGAGAWGTALARLLAVKGFTVRLWAYEREVVESIEATNRNSLYLPNVLLPQSLRATHTLSDALTNCELIILAVPSHVMRTIVSQMQPYLTDPIPITVATKGIEEDSCRLMVDVIRSILPSSWHQALTVLTGPSFALEVCQEKPTTILLAGDQDSLVIRLQQVFMTSQFRVYAGHDMIGAQIGGALKNVMAIASGIVDGLDLGFNARAALLTRGLAEMIRLGKEMGANVTTLYGLSGLGDLVLTCTGSLSRNYSVGLKLGQGLTLDEICSQTPTVAEGIRTTRAATRLATRHHVEMPIVQGIHDVLFEGTSPREAVTSLMNRAAKYENDSGNSLT; encoded by the coding sequence ATGACGAATCGATCCATTACAACAATTTCTGTGATTGGGGCAGGAGCCTGGGGGACGGCATTGGCCCGGCTTCTCGCCGTCAAGGGATTTACCGTTCGGCTCTGGGCCTATGAGCGTGAAGTTGTCGAATCGATTGAAGCGACAAACCGCAATTCTCTGTACCTTCCCAACGTCTTGCTCCCTCAATCCTTACGCGCGACGCATACTCTTTCAGATGCGCTCACGAATTGCGAACTCATCATCTTGGCAGTGCCTTCACATGTGATGCGTACCATCGTCTCACAGATGCAGCCCTATCTGACGGACCCCATTCCCATTACCGTCGCGACAAAAGGCATCGAAGAGGATTCCTGTCGTCTCATGGTTGATGTCATACGCTCCATACTTCCATCATCTTGGCATCAAGCCCTCACCGTCCTAACCGGGCCGAGCTTTGCGCTCGAAGTTTGCCAGGAAAAACCCACGACGATTTTGCTCGCAGGCGATCAAGACAGCCTGGTCATTCGATTACAACAGGTGTTCATGACTTCTCAATTTCGGGTTTACGCTGGTCACGACATGATCGGTGCGCAAATAGGCGGCGCCCTTAAAAATGTCATGGCCATAGCCTCTGGGATCGTGGACGGACTGGATTTAGGGTTCAACGCCCGCGCCGCATTGCTCACGCGTGGATTGGCGGAGATGATTCGGTTAGGCAAAGAGATGGGCGCAAACGTCACAACGTTATACGGGCTGTCGGGATTGGGTGATCTTGTCCTGACATGTACCGGTTCATTAAGCCGAAACTATTCGGTAGGCCTGAAGCTGGGACAAGGCTTGACGCTTGACGAAATTTGTTCACAGACCCCCACCGTCGCTGAAGGCATTCGAACAACCCGCGCAGCGACGCGGCTCGCAACACGCCATCATGTGGAGATGCCTATCGTCCAGGGTATTCATGACGTCCTCTTTGAAGGCACGAGTCCCCGAGAGGCCGTCACCTCCCTCATGAACCGGGCCGCAAAGTATGAAAACGATTCCGGCAATTCTTTAACCTGA
- a CDS encoding peptidoglycan-binding protein, with translation MVRKWIFTLIVLHLTAAISFADDVQPDTSSTSDVPSSTTQTSTSKQSGQMSLKERKGQQELEAIRQRPEDYRVLVLGVQIFLGRFGYGVGPYTGTMDEATQKALQRYQHHVGLPSTGELDYPTLAHLTDDNKILDQPLPYLPQYAFQADQWEKAIQVQGTWARDTGPTSDAIQTSRLYCFRKQKQCIESTAVLLVEQASMLNILTHVYAIKEWDDEQLVSEPYDGEPCTISILRIHRRNNTVTRFSAYKNGEGLCAKVKTEDVQYRLINGQDVFLSLQKRKAQETQAILRVEEEKQ, from the coding sequence ATGGTACGTAAGTGGATTTTTACCCTCATTGTTCTTCATTTAACGGCGGCAATTTCTTTTGCCGACGATGTCCAGCCTGATACTTCATCGACTTCTGACGTACCGTCTTCGACCACACAGACTTCCACGTCAAAACAGTCCGGGCAAATGTCTCTGAAGGAAAGAAAGGGACAACAAGAATTAGAAGCGATAAGGCAGCGACCGGAGGATTATCGCGTTTTGGTCTTGGGCGTACAAATTTTTCTTGGTCGATTTGGATACGGCGTGGGTCCGTACACTGGAACGATGGATGAGGCAACGCAGAAAGCCTTGCAACGTTATCAGCATCATGTTGGTCTCCCATCAACGGGAGAGCTTGACTATCCAACGCTCGCACATTTGACGGATGACAATAAGATCCTCGATCAACCGTTACCCTACCTCCCTCAGTATGCATTCCAAGCTGATCAGTGGGAAAAGGCCATCCAAGTACAAGGAACATGGGCACGGGATACGGGACCAACATCCGATGCCATTCAAACATCCCGGCTCTATTGCTTTCGAAAGCAGAAACAGTGCATTGAGTCGACAGCTGTGCTTCTCGTGGAGCAGGCTTCGATGCTGAATATCCTGACTCATGTGTATGCCATCAAAGAGTGGGACGACGAACAATTGGTGAGTGAACCATATGATGGAGAGCCTTGTACAATCAGCATTTTACGCATACATCGTCGCAATAACACCGTCACACGTTTTTCCGCTTACAAAAACGGTGAGGGCCTATGCGCCAAAGTGAAGACCGAAGACGTTCAATACCGGCTTATCAACGGACAAGACGTTTTCTTGAGCCTTCAGAAACGCAAAGCGCAAGAAACCCAGGCAATATTACGTGTTGAGGAGGAAAAACAATAG
- a CDS encoding AAA family ATPase, with protein sequence MSEPNFPTLIQALQNPSLYDHEVQNFQVLETHISWILLTGPYAYKIKKPVNVGFLDFSTLDQRRFFCEEELRLNQRLAPEFYVELVTITGAPQSPRLNNTGESIEYAVKMRQFPQEALLSRRIQRGQVSKSHIDELAATIAEFHAHVAVVDPASAFGTSDLIRQTILENFEHLPRAMSGLISREEVERLKRWTECEHSRHLDDFRERKKKGFVRECHGDLHLGNIALVDEQLVIFDCIEFSERFRWIDVISEVAFVVMDLIDRDAPRLGWRLLNHYLELTGDYEGINTFRYYLTYRAMVRAKVTGIRLAQQEPEDSEYAALEEELTQYLALATSFTKPPHPVLLITHGLSGSGKTTVSQTLLESLGAIRIRSDIERQRLFGVSPEERTHAGKSPFIYSKDSTEATYDRLEKLARQVLRSGFSVIVDATFLKRTHREAFRQFANDLGVPFCILDIHASEATLRVRIEKRLQEGRDASEADISVLEGQLSHDEPFSPTERPHVLTINTEQRESLDKTLKVIHSMMNASSP encoded by the coding sequence GTGTCTGAGCCTAATTTTCCTACCCTCATTCAAGCTCTTCAGAATCCATCATTGTACGACCACGAGGTTCAAAACTTTCAAGTACTCGAAACCCACATTTCATGGATACTCCTGACTGGTCCGTATGCGTATAAGATCAAGAAACCCGTCAACGTAGGATTCTTGGATTTTTCGACGCTCGACCAGCGTCGGTTTTTTTGCGAAGAAGAACTTCGGCTCAATCAACGCCTGGCTCCTGAATTTTATGTAGAACTCGTCACGATTACAGGGGCTCCCCAGTCTCCTCGTCTGAACAACACAGGCGAATCGATCGAGTACGCCGTTAAAATGAGACAATTTCCCCAGGAAGCTCTTCTGTCACGACGCATTCAAAGGGGTCAGGTTTCCAAATCCCATATCGACGAATTAGCGGCAACAATCGCGGAGTTTCATGCGCACGTCGCTGTTGTGGATCCTGCGTCGGCTTTCGGGACATCAGACCTTATTCGACAGACCATCCTGGAAAATTTCGAGCACCTGCCTCGTGCAATGAGCGGGTTAATTTCCAGAGAGGAAGTCGAACGATTGAAGCGCTGGACCGAGTGTGAACATTCCAGGCACCTCGACGATTTCCGCGAGAGAAAAAAGAAGGGCTTCGTTCGTGAATGCCATGGCGACCTCCATCTTGGGAATATCGCGCTCGTCGATGAACAACTCGTCATCTTCGATTGCATCGAATTTAGCGAACGGTTTCGATGGATTGACGTGATCAGCGAAGTCGCATTCGTGGTCATGGATTTGATTGACCGGGATGCTCCCAGGCTGGGGTGGCGATTGCTGAATCACTATCTGGAACTGACAGGAGATTACGAAGGGATCAACACGTTCCGGTATTATTTAACCTACCGCGCGATGGTTCGAGCAAAGGTGACGGGGATTCGTCTGGCTCAACAAGAGCCAGAAGATTCTGAATATGCTGCTCTGGAGGAAGAACTCACTCAATATCTTGCACTGGCAACATCGTTTACTAAACCACCTCATCCAGTTCTTCTCATCACCCATGGACTTTCGGGTTCAGGGAAGACTACCGTGTCCCAAACTCTCCTTGAATCCCTTGGCGCCATCCGTATTCGTTCCGATATCGAGCGACAGCGTCTGTTTGGCGTTTCTCCAGAAGAAAGGACCCACGCGGGGAAAAGCCCGTTTATCTACTCTAAAGATTCGACCGAAGCAACCTATGACCGGCTTGAGAAACTCGCTCGCCAGGTTCTTCGATCCGGCTTTTCCGTCATCGTCGATGCTACATTCCTCAAGCGAACTCACCGGGAGGCGTTTCGACAATTCGCTAACGACTTAGGAGTTCCCTTTTGTATTCTGGATATTCACGCTTCCGAAGCTACTCTTCGCGTGCGAATCGAGAAACGCCTGCAAGAAGGCCGTGATGCTTCAGAAGCCGATATTTCCGTCCTCGAAGGGCAATTGTCGCACGACGAACCATTCTCACCAACCGAGCGACCGCATGTTCTTACAATCAACACCGAACAAAGGGAAAGCTTAGATAAGACCCTGAAAGTCATTCACTCCATGATGAATGCATCCTCACCCTAA
- a CDS encoding DUF2914 domain-containing protein has translation MIQSVELPATLRTYSTLAKPFMPVVFFLSGVAYDTLTLSRIDRLLDNLILLLYLSLLGVLVVLTGRMQLGMIPHASQESSWTVLHGIQWARPHFTKALQFLLGGLFSAYTIFYFQSASFTTSSIFLGLIILLLIANEWSRHRLSSLKLLVCLYTMVVFSFFTFFLPVLTGWMNTWVFLLGGIVSVLIIWKIIRLIFVDAELSSPWEPVWTFLPALGLILILNGLYFLNWIPPVPLSLKNGGMYEHVEKKQNAYHLTFQKGAWYQFGKQSDDRVSTDRPIYCFTSVFAPVALQTTIYHHWQHRPQGSEAAFLTTDRIPITISGGREHGYRSYTWKQRLDPGEWRVDVETEDGRIIGRIDVLAASMIDERGETRTIVH, from the coding sequence ATGATCCAATCCGTCGAACTCCCCGCCACGCTCCGCACCTATTCGACGCTCGCAAAACCCTTCATGCCCGTCGTGTTTTTCTTATCGGGCGTAGCCTATGACACACTCACGCTGAGCCGGATCGACCGTTTATTGGACAATCTCATTTTACTCTTATACTTGAGTCTGCTCGGGGTTCTCGTCGTCCTCACGGGCCGGATGCAACTGGGGATGATTCCTCACGCTTCCCAAGAGTCATCGTGGACGGTCCTCCATGGCATCCAATGGGCACGTCCTCATTTCACCAAAGCGCTTCAATTTCTGCTGGGCGGGCTCTTCAGCGCCTACACGATATTTTACTTTCAAAGCGCATCATTCACGACCTCGTCCATCTTCTTAGGCCTGATCATTCTCCTCCTGATCGCCAATGAATGGTCCCGCCATCGCCTGTCGAGTCTCAAGCTTCTGGTTTGCCTCTACACCATGGTCGTGTTCAGTTTCTTTACATTCTTCCTTCCCGTCCTCACAGGATGGATGAATACATGGGTCTTCCTTCTCGGTGGAATTGTCAGTGTCCTGATCATCTGGAAGATCATTCGCCTGATCTTTGTCGATGCCGAACTCAGTTCACCGTGGGAACCAGTGTGGACATTCCTGCCGGCGTTAGGACTTATCCTTATCCTCAACGGCTTATACTTTCTCAATTGGATTCCACCAGTTCCCCTTTCACTCAAGAACGGGGGGATGTATGAGCATGTAGAAAAAAAACAGAATGCCTACCATCTGACGTTTCAAAAAGGAGCCTGGTATCAATTTGGGAAACAATCTGACGATCGGGTTTCGACCGACAGACCGATCTATTGCTTTACGAGTGTCTTCGCGCCAGTCGCTTTGCAGACCACGATTTACCACCACTGGCAGCATCGCCCACAAGGGAGCGAAGCCGCGTTTTTGACGACCGATCGTATTCCCATCACGATTTCCGGAGGACGAGAACATGGCTACCGGAGCTATACATGGAAACAACGATTGGACCCGGGAGAATGGCGAGTCGATGTCGAAACAGAAGATGGCCGCATCATCGGCCGCATAGATGTTCTCGCGGCCTCGATGATCGATGAACGTGGAGAGACTCGTACGATTGTTCATTGA
- the rsmB gene encoding 16S rRNA (cytosine(967)-C(5))-methyltransferase RsmB yields MASSKKRFPKIRYVGARSAALTILLQIHRQEPFADSVIDSMLETSNVSNLDRPLITELVYGVLRHRETLDWRLNHVADRPVERLPLTLAMIFRLGAYQLLHLDRIPPSAAVNESVKLAKTVKGRDWSGMMNAVLRNLMRQSAPAWPHIDEDPVRAFSIRYSCPPWMVERWVHAWGIDRTRTLCESTLHIPPLTLRTNTLCCTRGELLRLLQRQGYEARATLLSPLGITIKKCGDLKDLSPLQEGYCYIEDEAAQLIPTLLDAKPEHHVLDVCAAPGGKTTHISQHMQNQGNILALDSNAQRLHLVRKNAERLGLTNITTHCGDITKETSGRVSTSSQGEQDPSQASPFAQTFDRILVDAPCSGLGTLRRHPEGKWWKGPQLIQQARSAQEKILDRASALLRPGGVLVYSACSIEKEETHDVVKSFLAEHQEFSQDTVEPWLPAAARSLIDETGCLLTAFNDASMDGFFAARFVKGHRT; encoded by the coding sequence ATGGCCTCATCAAAAAAGCGCTTTCCGAAAATACGATACGTCGGGGCTCGCTCAGCTGCCCTGACGATTCTCTTACAAATACATCGACAAGAACCATTCGCAGACTCGGTCATCGACTCCATGTTAGAGACGTCAAATGTATCTAACTTGGACCGTCCTTTGATCACCGAACTGGTGTATGGGGTGTTGCGGCACCGGGAGACGTTGGATTGGCGGCTTAATCATGTGGCCGATCGTCCCGTTGAACGATTGCCACTCACCCTTGCCATGATATTTCGATTAGGAGCGTATCAGCTCTTGCATCTTGACCGGATCCCTCCATCTGCGGCGGTCAATGAATCGGTCAAACTGGCGAAGACCGTCAAAGGACGGGACTGGAGCGGCATGATGAATGCCGTTCTTCGAAACCTGATGAGACAATCGGCACCTGCATGGCCTCATATTGACGAGGACCCCGTCAGGGCATTTTCCATCAGATACTCCTGCCCTCCTTGGATGGTTGAACGATGGGTACATGCCTGGGGAATCGACCGCACACGAACGTTATGTGAATCCACCCTCCACATCCCTCCCTTGACGCTGCGAACCAATACGTTATGTTGCACTCGGGGCGAATTGTTACGCCTACTTCAGCGACAAGGATATGAAGCCCGCGCGACGCTCCTGAGTCCACTTGGCATTACCATTAAAAAATGTGGTGACTTGAAAGATCTTTCCCCATTACAGGAGGGATATTGCTATATTGAAGATGAAGCCGCACAACTTATTCCCACATTACTTGATGCCAAACCAGAGCACCATGTCTTGGATGTCTGCGCAGCCCCTGGCGGGAAGACCACGCACATCAGCCAACACATGCAGAATCAGGGAAACATTTTGGCGCTCGACTCAAACGCACAGCGTTTGCACCTCGTAAGGAAGAATGCGGAGCGTCTGGGTTTGACGAACATTACTACTCATTGTGGCGATATCACCAAAGAGACCTCTGGACGCGTTTCAACCTCCTCCCAAGGCGAGCAAGACCCATCTCAAGCATCGCCATTCGCCCAAACCTTTGACCGCATCTTGGTCGATGCACCGTGCTCGGGGCTGGGCACCCTTCGTCGTCATCCGGAAGGCAAGTGGTGGAAGGGACCCCAACTGATTCAGCAGGCCCGATCCGCACAGGAGAAGATCCTTGACCGGGCCAGCGCACTCTTGAGACCCGGTGGAGTGTTGGTCTATAGTGCCTGCTCGATAGAAAAAGAAGAAACTCATGATGTGGTCAAGTCCTTTCTTGCCGAACATCAGGAGTTTTCTCAAGATACAGTGGAGCCGTGGCTACCGGCGGCGGCAAGATCTCTCATCGATGAAACAGGGTGTTTGCTCACCGCTTTTAATGACGCCTCAATGGATGGATTTTTCGCCGCGCGCTTCGTGAAAGGACATCGGACATGA
- the larC gene encoding nickel pincer cofactor biosynthesis protein LarC produces MSHLHFDCFSGISGDMCLGALVDAGLSFATLKKGLKLLKTNGYHLYAKPVHRGTIQATKVEVKVRQGFERPLSLPTIRRMIKQSLLPSRVKTHSLKVFQRLAEAESAVHGVPQTKFHFHEVGVVDSLVDVVGTLLGIEYLGVTSASASPINVGSGTILTAHGELPVPGPAVAQLAQKIPIYAAGPRLELTTPTGMAIISVLTQNFGPLPPLTPTHIGYGAGTANPDNWANALRVFMAKESSQGFHDTESILEIHTTIDDLNPQAYESVMERLFQAGALDVTLTPVIMKRSRPGIILSVLVPDQGREAVIQCLLQETTTLGVRIHEVDRTVLHRRLEKIQLPEGKVRIKIADIGEGREKIMPEYRDCQSLAKKTGKPVREVIDSALEAYRQTTRGTARKAAKTSR; encoded by the coding sequence ATGTCTCATCTGCATTTTGACTGTTTCTCGGGAATCAGCGGAGATATGTGCCTTGGGGCGCTGGTTGACGCAGGCCTGTCCTTCGCCACTCTCAAGAAGGGCCTCAAGCTGTTAAAGACGAATGGCTATCATCTTTACGCCAAGCCCGTGCATCGAGGAACGATTCAAGCGACCAAAGTCGAGGTCAAGGTGCGCCAAGGATTCGAGCGGCCTCTTTCTCTCCCGACGATTCGGCGAATGATTAAACAAAGCCTGTTGCCTTCTCGTGTGAAAACGCATTCATTGAAGGTATTTCAACGGCTGGCGGAAGCCGAAAGCGCTGTCCATGGAGTTCCTCAGACGAAATTTCATTTTCATGAGGTCGGTGTGGTGGATTCACTGGTAGACGTCGTGGGGACATTGTTAGGAATCGAATACTTGGGCGTCACTTCTGCCTCAGCGTCTCCCATCAACGTTGGTTCAGGGACCATCCTAACGGCCCACGGTGAATTACCGGTTCCCGGTCCGGCTGTCGCGCAACTTGCTCAGAAGATTCCCATTTATGCGGCAGGACCAAGGCTTGAGCTCACCACGCCAACCGGAATGGCTATCATCAGCGTCCTGACGCAAAACTTTGGGCCTCTTCCTCCATTAACACCCACTCACATTGGGTATGGAGCGGGAACGGCCAATCCCGATAATTGGGCCAATGCCCTTCGAGTGTTCATGGCAAAAGAATCGTCTCAAGGATTCCATGACACTGAATCAATCCTCGAAATCCACACAACGATTGATGATTTGAATCCCCAGGCGTATGAGTCGGTCATGGAACGACTATTCCAGGCAGGTGCCCTGGATGTCACGCTCACTCCAGTCATCATGAAACGCAGTCGTCCCGGCATTATTCTTTCTGTCCTCGTTCCCGATCAAGGTCGAGAAGCCGTTATTCAATGCCTGTTACAGGAGACGACGACGCTCGGCGTGCGAATTCATGAGGTTGATCGTACGGTCCTTCATCGCAGACTGGAAAAAATTCAGCTACCCGAAGGAAAGGTCCGAATCAAGATCGCTGATATCGGAGAAGGACGTGAGAAGATCATGCCGGAATATCGGGATTGTCAGTCTCTCGCAAAAAAAACTGGCAAACCTGTTCGTGAAGTGATTGATTCAGCCCTAGAAGCCTACAGACAGACGACGCGAGGGACCGCCCGCAAAGCGGCAAAAACTTCTCGTTGA
- the larB gene encoding nickel pincer cofactor biosynthesis protein LarB, which produces MDNTHVKNLLQKVRSKTITVEHALKQLRSLPYEDIGFASIDHHRAIRQGFPEVIFCEGKTKTQVVDIARTLMKRGNNLLATRVQPEIARSLKRAIPKAVYHEAARVVSVETRKPIRKGRVLIVTAGTSDIPVAEEARITAEVMGSSVQTLFDVGVAGLHRLLDRQELLVEARVIVVAAGMDGVLPSVVGGLVDRPIIAVPTSQGYGANFGGLAALLTMLNACSSGIGVMNIDNGFGAGCLAHRINLLGESL; this is translated from the coding sequence ATGGACAATACCCACGTCAAAAACCTTTTACAGAAGGTACGCTCCAAGACCATCACAGTTGAACACGCCCTTAAACAGCTTCGCTCCTTGCCCTACGAAGATATCGGATTCGCATCGATCGATCATCACCGAGCGATTCGCCAAGGGTTTCCAGAAGTGATTTTTTGTGAAGGCAAAACCAAGACGCAAGTCGTCGATATTGCCAGAACATTGATGAAACGAGGCAACAATCTCCTCGCGACGCGTGTGCAGCCAGAGATCGCCCGATCTTTGAAGCGCGCGATTCCCAAGGCGGTGTACCACGAAGCTGCTCGAGTCGTGTCCGTTGAAACGCGTAAGCCGATTCGGAAGGGACGAGTGTTAATCGTAACGGCTGGGACATCGGATATACCCGTGGCCGAGGAAGCCCGCATTACTGCCGAAGTGATGGGTAGTTCCGTTCAAACGCTTTTCGACGTAGGCGTGGCAGGTCTTCATCGACTCCTTGACCGCCAAGAATTATTAGTGGAAGCACGGGTGATCGTCGTCGCCGCGGGCATGGATGGCGTCCTGCCAAGCGTCGTGGGAGGGCTCGTCGATCGTCCGATCATCGCCGTTCCGACAAGTCAGGGATATGGAGCGAATTTTGGAGGCCTCGCGGCCTTACTCACGATGCTCAATGCCTGTTCCAGCGGGATCGGCGTGATGAATATCGATAATGGATTTGGGGCGGGATGTTTGGCTCATCGTATTAATTTGCTGGGGGAATCTCTATAG
- the pdxA gene encoding 4-hydroxythreonine-4-phosphate dehydrogenase PdxA, protein MSKRTPFSRLPILAITMGDPAGIGPEIIVKALASPVIRRQCRPLVIGSRLIMEQAVSKYEIPLTVSSVNGHAHDSSTNAFRRSLLPVLDPLERPLGRFAKGRATAIAGEASVRCIQKAVHLAKIGCVHGIVTAPINKKAIHLAGYLYPGHTEMLGKLTCTKEFGMMIFGGPLRIMFVTTHIAIRQLPQHITKRNVLRALRLADKGLRSLFGIKRPRIGVAGLNPHAGEEGLFGEEERRAIAPAVEQGKASGIRCFGPYPADTLFGKAAQGEFDGVVAMYHDQGLVALKTLAFGHCVNVTVGLPFIRTSVDHGTAYDIAGKGKADPTSLIEAITLAAQLATQPR, encoded by the coding sequence ATGTCGAAGCGAACACCCTTTTCTCGTCTCCCAATTTTAGCTATCACTATGGGAGACCCAGCCGGTATCGGCCCCGAGATTATCGTGAAAGCTCTCGCCTCACCGGTAATCCGCAGGCAATGCCGTCCTTTGGTGATCGGGTCCCGCCTCATCATGGAACAGGCAGTTTCGAAATACGAGATTCCCTTAACGGTTTCCTCCGTGAACGGTCACGCTCATGACAGCTCGACGAATGCCTTCCGTCGAAGCCTTCTCCCTGTGCTCGACCCGCTTGAAAGGCCCTTAGGGCGTTTCGCCAAAGGTCGCGCCACTGCTATTGCTGGAGAAGCATCCGTCCGCTGCATACAGAAAGCTGTTCATTTAGCCAAGATCGGATGCGTTCACGGCATCGTCACAGCCCCCATCAATAAAAAGGCCATTCACCTCGCGGGCTATTTATACCCGGGCCACACCGAAATGTTGGGGAAGCTGACATGCACTAAAGAATTTGGGATGATGATTTTTGGAGGTCCCCTTCGAATCATGTTTGTGACCACGCATATCGCTATTCGTCAGCTCCCTCAACACATCACCAAACGTAACGTACTCCGAGCTCTTCGCCTTGCAGATAAGGGCTTGCGCAGCCTGTTTGGGATCAAACGACCGAGGATCGGCGTCGCAGGATTGAATCCGCATGCGGGAGAAGAGGGGTTGTTTGGAGAGGAAGAGCGACGAGCCATCGCCCCTGCCGTCGAGCAGGGCAAAGCGTCAGGCATCCGGTGTTTTGGGCCATACCCAGCCGATACGCTTTTTGGCAAAGCCGCTCAGGGTGAATTCGATGGCGTCGTCGCCATGTACCATGATCAGGGACTTGTCGCGCTGAAAACCCTGGCGTTCGGGCATTGCGTGAACGTGACTGTTGGCCTCCCATTCATTCGGACATCGGTTGACCATGGGACGGCTTATGACATCGCCGGCAAAGGCAAGGCGGACCCGACGAGTTTAATCGAGGCCATCACCTTAGCTGCTCAACTGGCCACTCAACCTCGTTGA
- a CDS encoding c-type cytochrome, giving the protein MTTPQLVERGEELLFGKKRRPDGHGHSGKAQCPVCHAFQPGQPTKRAPSLWGITARKRTKQTAIEYLAESHVCPSCYVVAGWALPGSHGCESSMPRVHLPPINLTMEELIAIDTWIYVHDGSPPPSPQTIRDSYHNILSQEEWIYVTRETQPLDKSTSVKQLFLRHACAGCHRIPGLERPAGTLGPPLDMIRNTFERLKEHGYQGHASSLTAYITESILSHDKYIAPDHALYAEHTLPSSFYDDRITQEDLQRMVKYLAHADPTPERSTHKRAEAGNCHLTEDR; this is encoded by the coding sequence TTGACGACTCCACAACTCGTCGAACGTGGAGAAGAGTTACTGTTTGGCAAGAAGAGACGACCAGACGGACATGGACATTCGGGTAAGGCTCAATGTCCGGTGTGCCATGCGTTTCAGCCAGGACAACCCACGAAACGAGCCCCGAGCTTATGGGGAATTACCGCCAGAAAACGCACGAAACAGACCGCGATCGAATATCTCGCCGAGTCTCACGTCTGTCCAAGTTGCTACGTCGTCGCTGGATGGGCCTTACCCGGCAGTCACGGCTGTGAGTCGTCAATGCCTCGTGTTCATTTACCACCAATCAATTTGACTATGGAAGAACTTATCGCCATTGATACATGGATTTACGTGCACGACGGTTCGCCACCCCCTTCCCCGCAAACCATTCGAGACAGTTATCACAACATTCTTTCTCAAGAAGAATGGATCTACGTGACTCGCGAAACACAACCCTTGGATAAGTCGACATCCGTCAAGCAACTCTTTCTCCGGCATGCTTGCGCCGGATGTCATCGCATACCCGGTCTCGAGAGACCTGCGGGAACACTCGGCCCCCCGCTAGATATGATAAGAAACACGTTCGAACGTTTGAAAGAACACGGATATCAAGGACACGCTTCGTCTCTCACAGCTTATATAACGGAATCCATCTTATCCCATGACAAGTATATCGCCCCCGATCACGCTTTATACGCAGAACATACCCTTCCTTCTTCATTTTATGATGATCGCATCACTCAAGAAGACCTGCAGCGCATGGTCAAATACCTTGCGCACGCTGATCCCACGCCTGAGCGCTCGACCCACAAGCGCGCGGAGGCGGGGAATTGCCATCTAACCGAGGACCGATAA